One window from the genome of Jiangella alba encodes:
- a CDS encoding class I SAM-dependent methyltransferase, with amino-acid sequence MNNPIRGRLNAATLRAADRYAQALLGERKRALFADLPDQIVEIGPGTGANLRYYRPGTRLLAIEPNVHMHGPLRAAARRHGISLELRLGSAERMALPDAAVDAVVSTLVLCTVPDPVAAVDEARRVLRPGGRLLFVEHVRAGGGYGRLQRLTARPWHWCFEGCDVRRDTEHTIRAAGFSSVDVQRYRLRSAFLPINPQIVGTATR; translated from the coding sequence ATGAACAACCCGATCCGGGGGCGCCTGAACGCCGCCACGCTGCGCGCGGCCGACCGCTACGCGCAGGCGCTGCTCGGCGAACGGAAGCGGGCCCTGTTCGCGGACCTGCCCGACCAGATCGTGGAGATCGGCCCTGGCACGGGCGCCAACCTGCGCTACTACCGGCCCGGCACCCGGCTGCTGGCCATCGAGCCGAACGTCCACATGCACGGCCCGCTCCGGGCCGCCGCCCGTCGCCACGGCATCTCCCTGGAGCTCCGCCTCGGGAGTGCCGAACGGATGGCGCTGCCCGATGCCGCTGTGGACGCCGTGGTGAGCACGCTGGTGCTGTGCACGGTGCCCGATCCGGTCGCGGCCGTGGACGAGGCCCGGCGGGTGCTGCGGCCCGGCGGGCGGCTGCTGTTCGTCGAGCACGTACGCGCCGGCGGCGGCTACGGGCGGCTGCAACGGCTGACCGCCCGGCCCTGGCACTGGTGCTTCGAGGGCTGCGACGTCCGGCGCGACACCGAACACACCATCCGCGCCGCCGGCTTCAGCTCCGTCGACGTCCAGCGCTACCGCCTGCGGTCGGCGTTCCTGCCGATCAACCCCCAGATCGTGGGCACGGCCACTCGCTAG
- a CDS encoding alpha/beta fold hydrolase produces MMLRREQGRVERDGVGIAYEQVGQGEPALLLLPAWMIAGSGLWAAQRDGLGDRLRCLSYDARGSGRSDRPAEPERHRIEELVADALAVLDAAGTARAVLVGNSLGGLVAYLIAALRPDRVAGLVLISATIDLTGDEDAPLVRAIATFDDEPSGDDGWARYNRQAWRRDHPGFVRWFVDTALGEEATAATRADGVRMALDTTPDVLAAGVTARSARSGRSAAGRAAELRALAGRINCPVLVIHGDRDAVVPPAWSAALAAALGTVVTSLPGAGHCPQVTRPAEVNALIGAFASGIEAA; encoded by the coding sequence ATGATGCTGCGAAGAGAGCAGGGCCGGGTGGAGCGCGATGGTGTCGGGATCGCGTACGAGCAGGTGGGGCAGGGCGAACCCGCCCTGCTCCTGCTGCCGGCCTGGATGATCGCCGGCAGCGGGCTGTGGGCCGCGCAGCGTGACGGGCTGGGCGACCGGCTCCGCTGCCTGTCGTACGACGCCCGGGGGAGCGGCCGGTCGGACCGGCCGGCCGAACCGGAGCGCCACCGGATCGAGGAGCTGGTGGCCGACGCGCTCGCGGTGCTGGACGCGGCCGGAACCGCCCGGGCCGTGCTCGTCGGCAACTCCCTCGGCGGACTGGTCGCCTACCTGATCGCCGCGCTGCGTCCGGACCGGGTGGCCGGGCTGGTGCTGATCTCCGCGACGATCGATCTCACCGGTGACGAGGACGCGCCGCTGGTCCGCGCCATCGCGACCTTCGACGACGAGCCCTCGGGCGACGACGGGTGGGCCCGCTACAACCGGCAGGCCTGGCGGCGCGACCACCCCGGCTTCGTCCGGTGGTTCGTCGACACCGCTCTGGGCGAGGAGGCCACGGCCGCGACCCGGGCGGACGGAGTCCGGATGGCGCTGGACACCACGCCCGACGTGCTCGCCGCCGGCGTCACCGCCCGCTCGGCCCGCTCGGGCCGGTCGGCCGCCGGCCGGGCCGCCGAGCTGCGCGCCCTGGCGGGGCGGATCAACTGCCCGGTCCTCGTGATCCACGGCGACCGCGACGCCGTCGTACCGCCCGCGTGGTCGGCCGCGCTCGCCGCGGCGCTGGGCACCGTCGTCACCTCGCTGCCGGGTGCGGGCCACTGCCCGCAGGTCACCCGGCCCGCCGAGGTGAACGCCCTGATCGGCGCGTTCGCCAGTGGGATCGAGGCGGCATGA
- a CDS encoding Gfo/Idh/MocA family protein — protein sequence MRIGMVGTESSHVDHFLRLLNVERRHGDARVVALSGGDSERNRALAATGGVATIVDGPDDLVGRVDAVLICSRDGRAHRAEAMPLIEAGLPVFVDKPLAASQADALAIVDAARARAVPLYEGSALRFVPALAGLWGGRPLAVHVSGPADPAGPYGGLYYYGVHLAEAAAELIGEPGDAGDVDVRTGDGVVTALTTIGGTHVTLTFLADTAAPFHATVVRADAATARELALPADYLAPVLDRFMTVAEKGAPPSDDEAAAMVAPVALLDAVTARL from the coding sequence ATGCGCATCGGCATGGTCGGGACCGAGAGCAGCCACGTCGACCACTTCCTCCGCCTCCTCAACGTCGAGCGGCGCCACGGCGACGCCCGGGTGGTGGCGCTGTCGGGCGGCGACTCCGAGCGCAACCGCGCGCTCGCGGCGACGGGTGGCGTCGCGACCATCGTCGACGGCCCGGACGACCTCGTCGGCCGCGTCGACGCGGTGCTGATCTGCTCGCGCGACGGCCGGGCGCACCGGGCCGAGGCGATGCCGCTGATCGAGGCCGGGCTGCCGGTGTTCGTCGACAAGCCGCTGGCGGCGTCGCAGGCCGACGCACTGGCGATCGTCGACGCGGCGCGGGCGCGCGCGGTGCCGCTGTACGAGGGCTCGGCGCTGCGCTTCGTCCCGGCGCTCGCCGGACTGTGGGGCGGCCGGCCGCTCGCCGTGCACGTCAGCGGCCCCGCCGACCCGGCCGGGCCGTACGGCGGCCTCTACTACTACGGTGTCCATCTCGCCGAGGCCGCGGCCGAGCTGATCGGCGAGCCGGGCGACGCCGGCGACGTCGACGTCCGCACCGGCGACGGCGTCGTCACCGCGCTCACCACCATCGGCGGCACCCACGTCACGCTGACCTTCCTCGCCGACACGGCGGCGCCGTTCCACGCCACCGTCGTGCGCGCCGACGCCGCCACGGCCCGCGAGCTGGCGCTGCCGGCCGACTACCTGGCCCCGGTGCTGGACCGGTTCATGACCGTCGCCGAGAAGGGCGCGCCGCCGTCGGACGACGAGGCCGCGGCCATGGTGGCGCCGGTGGCGCTGCTCGACGCCGTGACGGCACGGCTCTAG
- a CDS encoding replication-associated recombination protein A — protein sequence MEQEGLFGGAAPLVPAGSLSGADDDIAGKPLAVRMRPRTLDEIVGQQHLLGPGTPLRRLVEDDQPMALVLWGPPGTGKTTLAYVVSRATQRRFVELSAVTAGVKDVRAVIDTARKELVRTGSGTVLFVDEVHRFSKTQQDALLPGVENRWVSLVAATTENPYFALISPLLSRSLLLTLEPLDDDAIREVMRRALAEERGLDGAVTIDDDAHDHLLRLAGGDARRALTYLEAAAGGAVDGVITLDVAEKAVDRAAVRYDRDGDQHYDVTSAMIKAIRGSDVDAGLHYLARMAEAGEDPKFLARRLVILASEDIGMADPTALQTAVAGAQAVQLIGWPEAQITLAQVVIALALAPKSNSVVTAIGAAVADVRAGLAGPVPPHLRDSHYAGSKKLGHGTSYAYAHDDPRGVVEQQYAPDAVADKQYYEPGTRGAERDYAERYAKLRRIVRGS from the coding sequence ATGGAGCAGGAGGGTCTGTTCGGCGGCGCCGCGCCGTTGGTGCCCGCGGGGTCGCTGTCCGGCGCCGACGACGACATCGCCGGCAAGCCGCTGGCGGTGCGCATGCGCCCGCGCACGCTCGACGAGATCGTCGGGCAGCAGCACCTGCTCGGGCCGGGCACGCCGCTGCGGCGGCTGGTCGAGGACGACCAGCCGATGGCGCTGGTGCTCTGGGGACCGCCCGGCACCGGCAAGACCACGCTGGCCTACGTCGTCAGCCGGGCCACCCAGCGCCGGTTCGTCGAGCTGTCCGCCGTCACGGCCGGGGTGAAGGACGTCCGCGCCGTCATCGACACCGCCCGCAAGGAGCTGGTGCGCACCGGCTCCGGCACCGTCCTGTTCGTCGACGAGGTGCACCGCTTCTCCAAGACCCAGCAGGACGCCCTGCTGCCGGGGGTCGAGAACCGGTGGGTGTCGCTGGTCGCGGCGACCACCGAGAACCCCTACTTCGCGCTGATCAGCCCGCTGCTGTCGCGGTCGCTGCTGCTCACGCTGGAGCCGCTCGACGACGACGCGATCCGCGAGGTCATGCGCCGGGCGCTGGCCGAGGAGCGCGGGCTCGACGGCGCCGTCACCATCGACGACGACGCCCACGACCACCTGCTCCGCCTCGCCGGCGGCGACGCCCGCCGCGCTCTCACCTATCTCGAGGCGGCCGCCGGGGGAGCCGTCGACGGCGTCATCACCCTCGACGTCGCCGAGAAGGCCGTCGACCGCGCCGCCGTCCGCTACGACCGCGACGGCGACCAGCACTACGACGTCACCAGCGCCATGATCAAGGCCATCCGCGGCAGCGACGTCGACGCCGGCCTGCACTACCTCGCCCGCATGGCCGAGGCCGGCGAGGACCCGAAGTTCCTGGCGCGCCGGCTGGTCATCCTGGCCAGCGAGGACATCGGCATGGCCGACCCCACGGCCCTGCAGACCGCCGTCGCGGGCGCCCAGGCCGTCCAGCTGATCGGCTGGCCGGAGGCGCAGATCACGCTCGCCCAGGTGGTCATCGCGCTGGCGCTGGCGCCGAAGTCGAACAGCGTGGTCACCGCCATCGGCGCCGCCGTCGCCGACGTCCGCGCCGGGCTGGCCGGACCGGTCCCGCCGCACCTGCGCGACTCCCACTACGCCGGGTCGAAGAAGCTCGGCCACGGCACGTCCTACGCCTACGCCCACGACGACCCCCGCGGCGTCGTCGAGCAGCAGTACGCGCCCGACGCCGTCGCCGACAAGCAGTACTACGAGCCGGGCACCCGCGGCGCCGAGCGCGACTACGCCGAGCGCTACGCCAAGCTGCGCCGCATCGTCCGCGGCTCCTGA
- a CDS encoding dihydrodipicolinate synthase family protein — MANTRGAAELTGRLRWSLVAAAATPMRADGSTDPEVCEAYFGQLVRGGAGGLAVAAHTGRGDHLSVATKAELVRRAATLGVPVLAGVGGSVEGRMHDLEWAAAAGQAGADALLVFPPDETEPDAVVAHHRAVADASGLPLVAFDLYTRPHPLETLGRVLDLPEVCAFKPARLHDAIACQETIAAARSRGLLVLSGEDRMFGASLMWGAEGALVGLAAAAVQITVAAVDTFAAAVHTSARDAAARFLDVSAIVDEVARVTFRPPYEGYVQRMLWLAADEGIVPAEFAVDPHRPAELDDAERDEVVRVVRQCRDQVRG, encoded by the coding sequence GTGGCCAACACGCGAGGTGCTGCGGAGCTGACCGGACGGCTGCGGTGGTCCCTGGTGGCCGCGGCGGCGACCCCGATGCGGGCCGACGGCAGCACCGACCCGGAGGTCTGCGAGGCGTACTTCGGGCAGTTGGTGCGCGGTGGCGCCGGTGGGCTGGCCGTCGCCGCGCACACCGGGCGCGGCGACCACCTGTCCGTCGCCACCAAGGCCGAGCTGGTCCGCCGCGCCGCCACGCTGGGCGTCCCGGTGCTGGCCGGCGTCGGCGGCAGCGTCGAGGGGCGCATGCACGACCTCGAGTGGGCGGCGGCGGCCGGCCAGGCCGGCGCCGACGCGCTGCTGGTGTTCCCGCCCGACGAGACCGAGCCCGACGCCGTCGTCGCGCACCACCGGGCCGTGGCCGACGCGTCCGGGCTGCCGCTGGTGGCGTTCGACCTCTACACGCGGCCGCACCCGCTCGAGACGCTGGGCCGGGTGCTGGACCTCCCCGAGGTCTGCGCGTTCAAGCCGGCCCGGCTGCACGACGCCATCGCCTGCCAGGAGACCATCGCCGCCGCGCGGTCCCGCGGGCTGCTGGTGCTCAGCGGCGAGGACCGCATGTTCGGCGCGTCGCTGATGTGGGGCGCCGAGGGCGCGCTGGTCGGGCTGGCGGCGGCCGCGGTGCAGATCACCGTCGCCGCTGTCGACACCTTCGCGGCGGCCGTGCACACGTCGGCGCGCGACGCCGCGGCCCGGTTCCTGGACGTGTCGGCGATCGTCGACGAGGTGGCCCGGGTGACGTTCCGGCCGCCGTACGAGGGCTACGTCCAGCGCATGCTGTGGCTGGCCGCCGACGAAGGCATCGTGCCGGCCGAGTTCGCCGTCGACCCGCACCGCCCGGCCGAGCTCGACGACGCCGAGCGCGACGAAGTGGTCCGGGTCGTGCGGCAGTGCCGCGACCAGGTCCGTGGTTAG